Part of the Leishmania infantum JPCM5 genome chromosome 20 genome is shown below.
CAGCTCAGCTCGTACTGGGCGCCGTGCGCCTTCGTGATGCCGGCGATGATCTCCTCCATCAGAGAGGGCACCCGAGCCTGAGTGTCGCGGTCGAGGCAGCGCAGTGtgccgcgcatgcgcacggtATCCGGAATCACGTTGTACGCACCGGTGCCGCCCACGATCTGCGTCACGCTCAGTACAGGGGCCTTCAGAGCGCTCACGCGGCGTGATACAACGGACTGGAGGTTTGCCACGACCTCGGAGGCAATGAGAATGGGGTCGACACACAGCTCCGGCTGCGAGGCatggccgccagcaccgcggaTCACAATGTCGAAGTCGTCGCACGCACCGCAGAGGGTGCCCGGTCGGGTCGAGATGGTGCCGACAGGGTATTCTGCAGCGACGTGCAGCCCAAAGATCATGGACACGCCATCCAGCACACCAAGGCCCAccagctgcttcgcgccgctcgggaccacctcctcggcgtGCTGGAAAACAAAGCGAACAGTCCCACGGATGCGGTCGCGCATCTGGCACAGCACCTTCACCGCCCCAAGCAGCATCGCCGTGTGGGCATCGTGGCCACACGCGTGCATCACGCCTGGCCGCTTCGAGCTGAAGGgctcgccgctctcctcctgcagcggcagtgcatcCATGTCGGCGCGCAGGGCGTACATGGGtccctcgccagcgccaccccgCAGGTCCGCCACGACGCTGTTCGGCGTCAGCCGGCGAATGTCCAGCGGTGCGGGCATGCTGCTGAGGACGTCCGCCACGTAGTCGGCGGTGGGCTGCTCCTCATACGCAACATATGGATACTCGTGGAtgtggcgccgccactgcaccACCTCGTCTTTTACGGCGTCGATGAATGAGATGAACGGCTGCATGTAAAAGGTCTTTTTATCTACGATAGAGTGAGGAATGTGAGTAATGATCTGCTCACCCACTATCCATGTGTTTTCATGGAGGGATAGAGATAGCTTCCACACGAGTCTCCACAATGGTGATATATGGAGGCAGGAAGAGTGCGGCGTTCGTTGCAGAGCGCCGTCAGGGGTGCAATGAATGAGCAGACgagggaggaaaggaaggagggCAGAAAAGTGGAGAACGAGCAGAGGAGCCTCAGAAACCCTGCTTAGACGGTGCGGCTGAGGTCGGGCACATACGACAGTGGGAAGACGACGACCTCGCTGCATAAACACATCGTTGAAATGTTTGCTCAGAGAGGCGCGCAACGCGTGGTAGCACCGGACAACTGCACTACCGCTAGCGAGTCGATGGAGAAgagacgcagctgcgtgaggcgacAGGCagctgcacatgcacatCCGTCAGCCCCATGTgaagcgaaggagaagcCCCACTAAAGCATCTCTGCGATGGAGTCTGCCGGTAGCAGAGCCGCACTCTCCACACCGTGCGCATATGCgggcggtgcgtgcgtgtttaCTTCAACTCATGTCCATGCTTATCATCCAccgtgtgcctgtgtctgtggagagtgtgtgtgctgtgagacgcagctgcgaaaacaaaagaaaaatgcACTGGTGTGGGAAGCAGCGTTGGGCTGCTCCCCTCTTCCACTTAGCCGTTCATTAGCGAGTGCGCAGTCGGCGGCGCTTGcttcgctgcagcgccttcctGGACGATCGCTcctcggtgctgcgcgcctcctccgcctcccaacgctgcagctgcgcctgcgtggcAGGGGTCTTCCTGTTGCGCCGGTACCAGTCTCGCACACTGGATGCCAGGGAGTCATGATGATCGTCCGGCGAGCGGCCAAAGCGAAGCGGGGGATCCTCTGGCGCCTCAAGAGTACCGTGCCGGTACATCTCACGCCACTTCTCCAGGTAGTCGTACTTGGACTTGCGTGTAGGTCCCTGGCTAGTCAGTTTCaccacgccctcctccttgttCTGAAGAACCTCAACGAGGACCTTTGTGCTGCTCGCGGCTTCCTCTTTTATCTGTTCGTAGAAAGTGTTGTCCGACTCCAGAGCGATTTCTTCATCGCTCTTGTACGGCGCTAACGGGTCCCGCTGCTCTCCTTGCCACACAAACTcagccgacggcggcactgCGTGCGCCATCTCACTCGCTGGCTTCTTGCTTCCATCGTCGTATCGATGCTGCGGGTACTGTCGCCAGTCGGACAGCTCGCCGGGGTTCGTGGCACCGCTCTCTTCAATGTCTAGCTGGTCACCAGCCACTCGTACTGCCTTTCCCATCTCAGAGAACTCCGGCACAGCTGCCTTGCCGTCTAGAATGCCCTGATACTCCTGTTTCACAATTGCACGCTCGCGCCACAGTCGTACG
Proteins encoded:
- a CDS encoding putative N-acyl-L-amino acid amidohydrolase — translated: MCMCSCLSPHAAASLLHRLASGSAVVRCYHALRASLSKHFNDVFMQRGRRLPTVVCARPQPHRLSRVSEAPLLVLHFSALLPFLPRLLIHCTPDGALQRTPHSSCLHISPLWRLVWKLSLSLHENTWIVGEQIITHIPHSIVDKKTFYMQPFISFIDAVKDEVVQWRRHIHEYPYVAYEEQPTADYVADVLSSMPAPLDIRRLTPNSVVADLRGGAGEGPMYALRADMDALPLQEESGEPFSSKRPGVMHACGHDAHTAMLLGAVKVLCQMRDRIRGTVRFVFQHAEEVVPSGAKQLVGLGVLDGVSMIFGLHVAAEYPVGTISTRPGTLCGACDDFDIVIRGAGGHASQPELCVDPILIASEVVANLQSVVSRRVSALKAPVLSVTQIVGGTGAYNVIPDTVRMRGTLRCLDRDTQARVPSLMEEIIAGITKAHGAQYELSWLEPNIVTYNDPKAYEVVKSVAEEMLGKDAFVVKEEPGFGVEDFSEYQAVIPGCFSLIGIRDEAFGSVYTEHSSKFKIEESALQAGVMMHVGTIVKLMME